DNA sequence from the Agrobacterium tumefaciens genome:
GCGTCAAGCTCGACGATCTGGATGTTCTTCGGGTTTTCGGTGATGTCGGCAGGCGTTACCTTCAGGCCGGCCTCTTCCTTGACCTTGAGCACACCCTTGGAAGCGAGAACCAGCAGCGCACGGCCGCCATTGGTCGGGTCGTTCGGGATGCCGATGGTCGCGCCGTCCTTCAGCTCGTCAAGGTTCTTCACCTTCTTGGAATAAACGCCCATCGGGGTGGTGATGGTGGTGCCGACGCTGACGAGATCGAACTTGCGGTCAGCGATCTGGTTGTCGAGGTAAGGCTGGTGCTGGAAGGAATTGGCCTGCAACTCGCCATCGTTCAGCGCCTGGTTCGGCACGACATAGTCGGAGAATTCGATGATATCGATATCGAGGCCCTTGGCGGCTGCGATCTTCTTCACCTGTTCCATGATCTGCGCGTGCTCGGCGGGGGTGACGCCGATCTTGATGGTCTCGGCCAGCGCCTGACCGGCGGTGAAGAGGGCGGCGAGCGAAGCCGCGAGGATGAGTTTTTTCATGGGTGTCTCCTTGGGTTGTTATTATAAACGCAGTTAATTCTTGCGGGTCCGCTTGTCGAAGCTGCGCGCCAGCCGGTCACCGGCGCTCTGCACCAGCTGCACCAGCACGATGAGCACCAGAACCACCGCCAGCATCACGTCGGGCATGAAGCGCTGGTAGCCATAGCGGATGCCGAGATCGCCCAACCCGCCGCCGCCGACCGCGCCGACCATGGCCGAATAACCGATGAGGCTGACCAGGGTGAGCGTGAGCGCCAGCGTGATGCCGGGCTTGGCTTCGGCGAGCAGAACCTTGGTGACGATCTGCAGCGGGGTAGCGCCCATGGCGCGGGCAGCCTCGATGAGACCCTTGTCCACCTCGCGGATTGCCGCTTCCACCAGCCTTGCAATGAAGGGCACGGTCGCGACCGTCAGCGGCACGATGGCCGCATTGGTGCCGATCGACGTGCCGGCGACGAGACGGGTGAAGGGAATGATCGCCACGACAAGAATGATGAAGGGGGTGGAGCGCGCCGCATTCACGATGAGGCCGAGGATGCGGTTGGTCATCGGGGCGGGAAACAGTTCGCCCTTGCCGCTGGTGGCGAGGAAAACGCCCATGGGCACGCCCATGATGGAGCCGACGATGCCGGCGACCGCGACCATGTGCATGGTCTGTAGCAGGCCCTTCAGCAGAAGGTTGAAGATCATATCAGGCGACATAACCGAGCACCTCCGTGTGAAGACCGGTTTCCGCATAAAAGCGGCCGGCGCGGGCCGTGACGTCAGCCGAAGCCGGATAGGAGACAACGAGCGAGCCAAAGGGTTCGCCGGAAATTTCCTCGATGGTGCCGGCGAGAATGTTCACGTCGGGGCCGATTTCAGCGACCAGACGGGCCGTCAGCGGCTGGAACGCCGTTTCGCCGAAGAAGACGAGACGCACCAGAACGCGATCGCCTTCCGCCGCCTGCGGCTTCAGACCCGAAGTGACCCAGTGCGGCAGCTTCACGCCGACCGAGGACGACAGCAGGCTGCGGGTCGTCTCGTGTTTCGGCGCGGTGAAGATGTCGAAGGTCGTGCCTTCCTCGACGATCAGGCCCCTGTCGATGACAGCCACCTGCGAGGCGATGGTCTTTACCACTTCCATTTCGTGGGTGATGAGCAGCACGGTCAGGCCAAGTTCGGCATTGATGCGCTTGAGGAGTTCGAGAATGGACTGCGTCGTTTCCGGGTCAAGCGCCGAGGTCGCCTCGTCGGAGAGGAGCAGCTTCGGCTGGGTGGCAAGCGCGCGGGCAATGCCGACACGCTGCTTCTGGCCACCGGAGAGTTCGGCCGGATAACGCCTCGCCTTGTCGGAGAGCCCGACGAGATCAAGCAGCGGTCCAAC
Encoded proteins:
- a CDS encoding methionine ABC transporter permease — translated: MSPDMIFNLLLKGLLQTMHMVAVAGIVGSIMGVPMGVFLATSGKGELFPAPMTNRILGLIVNAARSTPFIILVVAIIPFTRLVAGTSIGTNAAIVPLTVATVPFIARLVEAAIREVDKGLIEAARAMGATPLQIVTKVLLAEAKPGITLALTLTLVSLIGYSAMVGAVGGGGLGDLGIRYGYQRFMPDVMLAVVLVLIVLVQLVQSAGDRLARSFDKRTRKN
- a CDS encoding MetQ/NlpA family ABC transporter substrate-binding protein, which codes for MKKLILAASLAALFTAGQALAETIKIGVTPAEHAQIMEQVKKIAAAKGLDIDIIEFSDYVVPNQALNDGELQANSFQHQPYLDNQIADRKFDLVSVGTTITTPMGVYSKKVKNLDELKDGATIGIPNDPTNGGRALLVLASKGVLKVKEEAGLKVTPADITENPKNIQIVELDAAQLPRSLDDTDASVINTNYATAAGLNPKKDAIAVESEKSPYANIIAVRAQDKDKPWVKTLVESYHSPEVKAFILEKYNGTVIPSW
- a CDS encoding methionine ABC transporter ATP-binding protein, yielding MVTFEGVTKTFGGADGKPGFAALAGIDYVVPKGSITGIIGRSGAGKSTLIRLANGLEKPSSGRVVVDGVDVAALDEKSLRTLRRSVGMIFQHFNLLSSRTAFDNVALPLEISGMGKREIETRVGPLLDLVGLSDKARRYPAELSGGQKQRVGIARALATQPKLLLSDEATSALDPETTQSILELLKRINAELGLTVLLITHEMEVVKTIASQVAVIDRGLIVEEGTTFDIFTAPKHETTRSLLSSSVGVKLPHWVTSGLKPQAAEGDRVLVRLVFFGETAFQPLTARLVAEIGPDVNILAGTIEEISGEPFGSLVVSYPASADVTARAGRFYAETGLHTEVLGYVA